ATTTATTCTGTTCAATGGGGAATAAATGAAGTTGGAGGAATCCATAATGTATTTGCTGAAAACCCTGCGAATCCGCTAACATTAACAACAGGAATTGCAATTGTTGCAGGTTCTTTCATTTCAGGTGGTACAGCTACACCAAACTTTACACGATTCGCTAAAACTCCTAAAAATGCTGTAATTGCCACAGTGGTAGCATTTTTTGCAGGAAACTCTGTTATGATGATTTTTGGTGCTGTTGGTGGTGCAGTAACAGGAGTGCCTGATATTTTTGATATTTTAATTTTACAAGGTTTAGCATTACCAGCCGTTATTACTCTAGGATTAAATATATGGACAACAAATAATAACGCCCTTTATACCGCTGGATTAGGTGCATCAAATATTACAAAGATATCTATGAAACCAATGGTATTAGTCGGCGGAATTGTAGGAACTTTATTAGCAGAATGGCTTTATAATAACTTTGTTGGATTTTTAAATATTCTTAGTGGTATGATTCCACCAGTTGGAGCTGTTGTAATCGCTCACTACTATCTTCATAAAGACGATTATGAAGATGGCAAAGAAGAAAAAGCTAAGATTAATATTGGAGCTGTTGTTGCTGTTATTGCAGGTTCCTTAGTTGGTATGTTTGTTACATGGGGAATCAAGCCAATAAACTCCTTAGTTGTTGCATTAGTAATCTTTATAATCAGTGATAGAATTATTTCTAAGAAAGGATGATAACTACAATGTTAATTAAAAATGTATACATTGAAAATTCAGATGAATTAACAGATATTAGAGTTGAAGATGGTAAATTTCAAAAAATTGCTGCTAATTTAGAAACTGTACCAGGAGAAGAAGTTGTTGAAGGAAATGGATGTCTTGTATTACCTCCATTCATTGAAAGCCATGTGCATCTTGACACTTGTCTCACCGCTGGTGACCCTGTATGGAATATGTCTGGTACCTTATTTGAGGGAATCGAATGTTGGTCTAAGCGTAAGGATAAATTAACAAAGCAAGATGTAAAAGATCGTGCAAGAAGAGCAGTAGGTATGCAGATAGCAAACGGTATTCAACATGTACGTACTCATGTAGATGTTACAGATCCTACCCTAATAGCTATGGATGCTATGCTTGAACTAAAGGATGAGCTTAAAGACTATGTAAATATTCAAATTGTTGCCTTTCCTCAAGAAGGAATTCAAAGTTATCCTAACGGAATGCAGCTTATGGAAAACGCTGTAAAGATGGGTGCTGACTGTGTTGGAGCTATTCCTCATTTCGAATTCACAAGAGAATATGCGGTGGAAAGTGTAAACTACTGTATGCAATTGGCTGAAAAGTACGATAGACTTGTAGATGTTCACTGTGATGAAATCGATGATGAACAATCCAAAGGCCTAGAAGTCCTAGCATGTAGAGCACTTGAG
The Clostridium sp. Marseille-P299 genome window above contains:
- the codB gene encoding cytosine permease; this encodes MSQKEETMKKNDSEYSLSAVPNHMKVQGLLSVMVVLVGFTFFTPSMTAGGTLGVGMNGRNFLLSMLIGNAFLGVYCGILAYIGQKTGMTLDLLARRSFGSYGSYLPSALISFTQIGWFGVGVAMFAIPVAKLTNIPVWVLIIVTGAVMISTAFMGMKALAVLGSIAVPLIAILGIYSVQWGINEVGGIHNVFAENPANPLTLTTGIAIVAGSFISGGTATPNFTRFAKTPKNAVIATVVAFFAGNSVMMIFGAVGGAVTGVPDIFDILILQGLALPAVITLGLNIWTTNNNALYTAGLGASNITKISMKPMVLVGGIVGTLLAEWLYNNFVGFLNILSGMIPPVGAVVIAHYYLHKDDYEDGKEEKAKINIGAVVAVIAGSLVGMFVTWGIKPINSLVVALVIFIISDRIISKKG
- the codA gene encoding cytosine deaminase, which encodes MLIKNVYIENSDELTDIRVEDGKFQKIAANLETVPGEEVVEGNGCLVLPPFIESHVHLDTCLTAGDPVWNMSGTLFEGIECWSKRKDKLTKQDVKDRARRAVGMQIANGIQHVRTHVDVTDPTLIAMDAMLELKDELKDYVNIQIVAFPQEGIQSYPNGMQLMENAVKMGADCVGAIPHFEFTREYAVESVNYCMQLAEKYDRLVDVHCDEIDDEQSKGLEVLACRALESGMKDRVTASHTTAMHSYNNAYCSKLFRLLRMSDINFVSNPLVNTHLQGRFDTYPRRRGITRVKELLENGNNVSFGHDDIFDPWYPLGDGNMMDVLHMGLHVCQMMGYEEILNSYKIITHNAAKTLHLGDSYGIKEGKDASFIMLNGKNFYEVLNKRAEVLYSYNKGKLIAKTTPAHKEVLF